Part of the Streptomyces sp. f51 genome is shown below.
CGCGAACGCGCCGGACTTCTGTATGACCCTGTGGCCGACCCTGTCCTTACCTGCCGCGCTCGTCGTCGCACTCGTCGGGCTGACCGTGATGTACAAACTGCTGGGCATCCGTCCACGACTGGCGGTCGTCCCGCCGACCCTCCTCCTGGCACCGTTCCCGCTCGCCGCCGCGATGGACACGGCGGGCCTGTGGCCGGCCGTCGTGGTGGGAGCGATATGGAGCGCCGCCCTGGCGCTGACGGTATGGCGGCCCTACCGGATCCTGGGCCTGAGTACCGCGGCCACCCTGCTCCTGGCCTCCTTCGTCGTCATCCGCTGATGTCGGGCGGGGGCAAGAACCGGTCGCCGGTGGGCTGATGGTCGTGGGGGCGTTGATCATGCTGATATGACATGGGGATGACTGCCGAAGCGCTGGATCCCCTGGACCGTCTGCTCGCCGAGCGGGCCTGTGAACGCATCGTCGTCGAGTTCGTCCACATGCTCGACCTCGGTGACCCGGGCGATGTGGCCGATCTCTTCACGGACGCCGGGTTCTGGGAGTGGGCGGAAGGCGACCGTCGGATCGAGGGCCGTGAAGCGCTTCGGTCGTACTTCGCCGGCCGGCCCGCGGACCGGCTGTCGCGCCGGATCTGCACGAACATCCTGGTCACCGTCACGTCCGAGTCGACGGCCACCGCGACCACCTACTTCACGACCTACCGCGTCGACGGACACACCGGCGGTTTCGTGCCCCCGCGAGCGCCCACGCAGGTCGGCCACTACGAGGACACGTTCCGCAAGGTCGAGGACCGGTGGCTTCTCGACTCACGGTCCTTGTACCTCGCCTTCGCCGGACCGACCGAGCGACTCGAGGCGGCGGTCGAGAACTGAGCACACGACGCCGGACCGGCTGGCCGAGGCACCTGGTGGGGACTCCTTGATCTCCGCGAGTGTTGCCATGGCATCCCCCTGCCGGCACGGGTGTGATCACGGAAGCATCCCATGCCCGGCCACGGCCGGAATCGGGTCCCCGGCGTGGAACTGCTTCCGCGCCTTACGCTGTCTCGGAGGCGTGAGTGATCGCCAGCAGCGCCATGTCGTCGGCCCTCCGGCCGCCCGTGTGCTGGTGCACGTCGGCCACCAGGGCGTCGAGCAGGGCGTCCGGACGGGCGTACCGCAGCAGGTCGGGCCTGCGGGCCGGCTCGTAGAACTCGCCCTTCGCGTCCCGGGCTTCCGTGAGTCCGTCGGTGTAGAGCAGCAGAGTGGCGCCCTTCGGGAACGTGACCGTGTCGACGTGCTCCGGACCGGCGGCCAGAGAGGTCAGGCCCAGGGGCAACGCCGGCCGGCTCGGTTCGACATACCGCACGGCATCCGGCAGCAACAGCAGGGGCGCAGGGTGGCCGCGGTTGACCAGCCGGACCTTGTTCCCGTGCCGGGGGAACTCCGCGACCACACTGGTGATGAACCCTTCGAGTCCGGTCACGCCCCCGGACTGCTCGATCTCCAGGGCGACGGCTCGCTCCAGCCGTTCCACGAGCGCGGTGAGGCTGGGTTCCTGCATGGCCGCCTCACGGAAGGTGCCGATGCTGTCCGCGACGGCCCTGACCGCGTTCAGACCCTTGCCGCGCACGTCGCCGATCACGCAGCGCACGCCGAACGGCGTATCGACCACCGAGTAGAGGTCTCCGCCGATCTGCGCGTCCGACTGCGCCGCCTCGTAGCGGGCGGCGAACCGCAGCGACCCGCTCACCTTCGGCGGGTCGCGCAGGACGGCCCGCTGCACGGTGGCGGCGATGTCACGGGCCGACTGGAGCTGTGTGTGCAGGTGATGCAGGAGGAGGTGGAGGAGGACCGAGATCACCGCCACCGTCGCCACCATGGCCAGTTCGCTGTACTCGGTGGCGGTCCCGTGGAACCCGAAATAGCCGAACATGGCCAGGTCGAGGAGGAACGCCGCGGCCCCGATGGCGATGGTGCCGCGCAGGGACAGCAGGGGAGCGGCCGTGAGGATCGCGGCCGCGTAGAGAGCCGCGGCACTGACCGTGGGCGGTGTGGCGAAATCGATCACCACCGCCGCGCACAGCAGAAGCACCGGCAGCAGTGGCCTCCACCTTCCCAGCCGCCGCCACACCGTCAGCCCGGCCACGCGCTGCTCCAGACGTCGACTGATCTTCCGGCCGCTCAGGCTATGGGCTGACCGCCCGACAGGCCGCCTCATCTCCCTGCGGCTCGCACGCCGCGCGACGGCTATGACCCGAACGCCGCACACCGGAGACACGGGTCGGCGGCTGATCCGGCGACGAGCGCCGTCCCCTCAGGGCCGTTAGCACACGGACCGCTGCCCGCCCGGCAACTCCCGACTTCGCGCCCCGTGGCGACCCGGCCGCCTGAACAATGCGGCATCCGGAACAGACGAAGAGGGGATCCGGTGGCTCGTCGTACCAACACGTCCTGCCTGGGCATGGCCGTCAAGGGCTATCTGCTGCTGAACCTGTGGACGGCCGTCGGCTACGCCCTGGCACTGCCGGTCACCCTGCCCGACCTGATGGCGTCTCAGGATCCACCGCTGCACGTCAGGGGACCGATGCAGTACGCGGTCCTCTACGGCGTGCCGGTTGTCGCCGCCGCGGTCGTGGCCCTGTTCGCGGGCCGCCGACGGTCCGTCGCCCCAGGGGCGCTCGTCGCCCGCGCGGCAGCGCTGCTCGTGCTCTGTCAGATCTCCGCCCACTGGGTCGCGGCCCGTTTCGACGCGCCCGAGTGGAGTGCGCGGGCGACGGTGCAGTGCGGTGCCGCCGGGCTCACCGCGTACCTGTGTCTGGTGGTGCTGCGCCGGTGGGACGACCGCGGTCTCCCCTCGGGGAGCCGTCGTCCGGGGCCGGGCGAGGTCTGGCACGCGGTGGTTCCGTTCCGGGACAACGAGGGCAGCAAGGAACGCTACTGCGTGGTCATGAGGAGTCGTCCCCACCACGTGGAGGTCCTCAAGATCACCAGCCAGAACAAGGACCACCGCGACGACCACATCCGCATGCCCAACCACGGCTGGGATTCCACCTCGGGCAAGGACCACTGGGTCGAGATCGGACTTCAGCCGCTCAGGGTTCCGTACCAGAATTTCACCGACGGCCGCCCCAAGGGCCGTTGCCCCCGGCCGGTCTGGCGCCGGCTGCGGGCCGAGAACCCGGCACCCGCGGCATCCAGGGTGTGAGGGCGCCGTACACGCGCGGGTCACAGCTACGACACGAAGCGTTCGTGATCATGCACTCCAAGTCACGCAGGCGCCACAATGGCGGCGCGCAAACCCGTCCTTGGGGGGACCATGCACGCAAGATCCACCGGCGTCGGCCTCGCGACCGCGCCCACCTGCTGCGGAGCCGCAGATCATCGACAGGACAGGGCCGTACGCGCCGAGGGCGCCGGGGCCTCCAAGTCCGCGGACCGCGGACCCGGCACGAACCTCTCGCAGGCCGGCTGGCTGATCCGGTGCGCCGGACACCGGACCGGACCCATCAACTAGCCAGCTCGCGCAGAGGGGAACCGCCATGCAACGCCGTGCCGTCATCGTCGCCGTCACCGCCCTGCTCATGTCCGTCCTTGCCGGGTGCAGCAGCACCTCGCAGTCCAACGCTTCCACGTCGTCGCCCGCGGTCGCGGCCGACAGCATCAACGCGCGCTGCCAGGCACAGGATTGGCCCCAGCCCATGCCCGACATCGAGGGCCAGCCGTTCGACCCGCTCGGCAAGGACCTCAAGTGCTTCGGCAACATCCAGGCCGTCGCCCCCGACGGACATGACGTGATGACCGACCCGGGCGGTGGGTTGGGTGCCTGGACCGTCGTTTCCAGCACTCCCGCCCCGGGAGCCAAGGTCCGGATCACCACGCCGATCACGCTCGAACTCCGGAGAGGCTGAAGGCCCGAGGGCCGCCCCCGCCCCACCCGGGAGAGGGGGCGCCCGGTCGGCCGTGGGGACCGACCACTTCAGCGGGTCGCCATCCGAGTTCGCGGCCTATGAGGTGAAGCCGGTCTCCCGGTCCGCGGCGGCGATTTGGTCGTGGAAGCGTCTGTGGACCCAGTGACGCTCACCCAGGAGGTCCACCTGCCCCCATCGGCCGGAGACCGGACCAAGTCGGGTACGGCGTGGGATCGTTCCCGCCAGACGCCGTGGACTGGCGCCGCCGGACAGCTTGCTGCTGTCCAGTACGTAGATGGCGTCCCGGGCGACCGCCACGCACCGGTATGTGTTGCGGAACATCGTCAGGCCCGTGAGATAGGTGATGACGAAGAACCAGAAGTTCGGCGCGCTCTGGCAGATGAACACCTGCCGGATCTCGCTGCCGGCGGGCAGGAACGGTGCCGAGCGCCGCACCAGGTCCCGCCGCGGCTCAGGGCCGCTCCGACCCGTCTCCTCGGCGGTCATTCGGCCCTGCCTTCCCTGCCGCGTCCATCGGAATTCCCGACACCCTCTCGGCGGCGATGGGTCAGGACCGCCATGTCCGCGCCGAAGGCGGCCACCAGCCGTCCGTCGCTTGCCATCGTCAGTGCCTTGATACGGGAGGGGAAGGCGTAGGCACCGATCTGCCGCCCAGTGCTCGCGTCCCACATCCACACGGTACGGTCGCCACCGGCGACGACGACGGGGCGCCCGTCCAGCATGCCGGTCGCCCCCGCACGTATCTCACCGGTGTGCCCCGTCAGCGGCGGCGCCAGCAGTTCGCCCGTGGCCAGGTCCCAGAGATGGACTTCATCCGCCCTGCGGCCGGTGAGCACGACGCTGCGGCCCTCGAGCGTCTCCAGGGCCAGGGCGCCTCGCTGCCGCGGCTGCACTCCGATCCATCGGCTCGCGGTCAGGTCCCAGACGCGGCCTTCCCCGGTCACCCCGACGAAGCGGTCGTCGATGGCCGCGAAGAACTCGATGGAGGGGCTGGTGTACTCGCTCGTCGACCGTCCGTGCAGCTCTTCCCGCGTGGTCAGGTCCCATATCCGCACCGTCTTGTGCCGGACGTCGCGCGTGAGGAGGGCGGCCCGTCCGTCCACCGTCCCCGCCGTCAGCAGATCCACGGCGGTGGTATGGCCGGTGAGGGGCTCACCGAGCTGTCCCCCGCCGTCGAGGTCCCACATGCGCACCCTCGTGTCCGAGCCGCCGGTGACGATGACACAACTGCCGTTCACGACGGCCGTGGTGACCCCGGTGACGGTGCCTTGATGACCGGCCAGCCAGCCACCTGTCTCCCTGCCCGTCTCCCTTTCACCGTCGAGGTCCCAGATCCGCACCGATCTGTCGTCGCCACCGGTGACCGCGAGCTGCTGACCGTTCACCACTGCCGTCGCCACTCCCCGTACCGCCGCCTCGTGGCCCGTCAGTGACGGCCTCACCTGCCGGAGCGTGGAGAGATCCCACACCTCGACCGGTCCATGGGCGTACGCGAAGAGGGCGGCGGGGCGGTCATGGAGCACCCTCACGGCCGCCGCCTCCACGAACGAGGCCGCGAGGGGCTCACCGACCTGCTCGCGCGTGGCCAGGTTCCAGACGTGCACCTCGTACGCGTTGGCGCTGACGGCCAACGGGCGCTCGGACGCCGGATCCGTCACCAGAAAGTGCGCCCTGGCATTGAGGTCCAGACTGGCGCAGAGCCTTGCCTCCCCGTCGCCTTCCACCATCCCGTCGTACGCCTGGTCCGTGAACGCGGGAGGGTCGTCGGGAGGGTCGCCCTGGGCGCCGAACTCCCGTCCCGTGATCAGGTCCCACACGCGGACGGTTTCTTCCCCCGTGATCAGGTCCGTCGCCCCGAGTTCCTCGGAGTGGCTGGTGACGGCTACAGGACGGCCGTCCAGTACCGCAGTCGCCAGAGCGGACACGAAACCGGTGCGCACGGTCAACGGCTCACTGTGCTGGGAGAGGGTGGCCAGATCCCACACTCTCACCACGTCGTCCACGCAGGCGCCGACCACGACCGGCCGACCCTGGATCATTCCCACGGCCAGCGTTTTCACCCAGGAGTCATCGTCGGCGGAGCACGTGCCGACCAGTTCTCCCCGCGCCACGTCCCATACGCGAACGGTATGTTCGTAGCCGCAGGTGACGGCGACGGGACGGCCGTCCAGCACCGCCGTCGCCAGCGCCTGTACGGCGCCGGTATGAGCGGACACCGCCTTGCCGAATCGGCCGCCCGTGGACAGATCCCACGCGTGCAGCGTGCCGTCCTGGCAACCGGCGACAGCCAGACCACGGCCCTGCACGACCACGGTCGCCAGCACGCCCACCTCGGCCGGAACCGGCAAGGCGTATCGCAGCCGGGAGTCCAAGTCGCCGCCGGTCGCCCACTGCACGACCCAGGAGTCATCCACCTCCTGGCCGACCGCGACCTGGGAAATACTTCTCGCCAGCTCTCGGTGCCCGTACCGGGCGGCGTCCAGTGCCAGCACCTGCCGCCGCACCGCCGCACCGGCGTCACGGTGCACATGCCCCGACGTCCGGTACACGGCGGCCGCCGGCCTCTCCTCCTGGCCGGCAGCGCCGTCCAGGCTCGCGAGGATCAGCTCCGGGTCCCCGTGCACCAGCCATCCGGGATCGGTCAACCGGCCACCTTCCGCGGCAACTTCACGGTCCGGACCGCAGTTTCGAGGTTCGCCAGACATGAGGGGCATGGTAGCCACGCCACCCTCGCCGACCGTCCGGCACACCCCAGGCCGCCTGATGATGTCAGTGCCGCCTGCGAGACTCGTTCCATGATTCCGAAGCTGCCCCTGGACAGCCCTCGTTGGCGCGGTCTTGACGGTATGAAGGTCGAGGAACTGCGGTTGCTCCTGGACCAGTTGGCCGCCGCGGCCGCCACCGGGGGCGGCGACGCGTGGCGGCGGACCTGGAGGGAGGTGTCCGGTGGCCTGATGGACGACGGAGTCGTCGCCGACGGGGCCTACGCGGCTCTGCCGCATCTCGTCGAGGCGGCAGCGGTCCTACCTCCGGCACAGACCGTGGACTTGTGGGTGGACCTCGGATTCATGGTGACCGCCGACCATCGACCCCCCGTCCCGGCCGATCTCGAGGCAGGCTTCGGCGCCGCACTGCGGCTGGCCGAGCGGGCGGCCACCCGAAGCCTCCTCGCCGCGGGTACGCCCGGGCGGGTCTGTGCCCAACTCGCCCTCTCCTGCGTGGCCTTGGCCGGACATCGCATCGGCGAGGTGCTGTGGCAGTTCCCGGATCACCTCGAAAGCGGCCTCCTGTTGTCGTGCCCCGCCTGCGGAAGCGACACGGAGACCCCCGACCTCTTCGTGGACCCGGCGCGGCCGCCCTACGAGGCTCCACAGCCGCCCGACCCGCACCACGTCCGGCAGGAAGGGCATCCCTGGGGAGAGGTTGCCGCGGCCTTGCGGGAGGAAGCGCTGGGGGAGGGCTGGGAAGCCTTCCTGCGGGTGGCGCGCGACGTCGCCGCGAGGGGGGTGTCCCCCGAGACACCGGGACAGGCCGTCCTGTGCCTGGTCGCCGGGATGGTCGCCGTCAGGGGGACCCCGCAGCGGGCCGCGGGGGAGCTGGCCCGCCGGCTGATGTCGCTCACCGGGC
Proteins encoded:
- a CDS encoding nuclear transport factor 2 family protein; its protein translation is MTAEALDPLDRLLAERACERIVVEFVHMLDLGDPGDVADLFTDAGFWEWAEGDRRIEGREALRSYFAGRPADRLSRRICTNILVTVTSESTATATTYFTTYRVDGHTGGFVPPRAPTQVGHYEDTFRKVEDRWLLDSRSLYLAFAGPTERLEAAVEN
- a CDS encoding PP2C family protein-serine/threonine phosphatase, giving the protein MAGLTVWRRLGRWRPLLPVLLLCAAVVIDFATPPTVSAAALYAAAILTAAPLLSLRGTIAIGAAAFLLDLAMFGYFGFHGTATEYSELAMVATVAVISVLLHLLLHHLHTQLQSARDIAATVQRAVLRDPPKVSGSLRFAARYEAAQSDAQIGGDLYSVVDTPFGVRCVIGDVRGKGLNAVRAVADSIGTFREAAMQEPSLTALVERLERAVALEIEQSGGVTGLEGFITSVVAEFPRHGNKVRLVNRGHPAPLLLLPDAVRYVEPSRPALPLGLTSLAAGPEHVDTVTFPKGATLLLYTDGLTEARDAKGEFYEPARRPDLLRYARPDALLDALVADVHQHTGGRRADDMALLAITHASETA